A region from the Vicia villosa cultivar HV-30 ecotype Madison, WI linkage group LG3, Vvil1.0, whole genome shotgun sequence genome encodes:
- the LOC131659013 gene encoding uncharacterized protein LOC131659013, protein MIIVTHNIRGWGNIIKRKHIGFMNQSSRVDVCFLQETKLSTFNLKTAEDFWGAKDVDWTHKDSNGALGGSVILWWKNSLDPIQSFRGVGFVGMKALCKVFRREVWKSLLRLKRLSVGEEWCIGGDFNTVLFKEKRIGKSVGCNGRDISGFYNFGEEMELIDLPCLDNQMVGKKIYSDHFPVWLKSAGGD, encoded by the exons ATGATTATTGTCACTCACAATATAAGGGGATGGGGTAACATTATTAAGAGAAAGCATATAGGTTTCATGAATCAGTCAAGCAGAGTTGATGTTTGCTTTCTTCAGGAAACAAAGTTATCAACCTTCAATTTGAAGACAGCTGAAGATTTTTGGGGAGCAAAGGATGTAGATTGGACTCATAAGGATTCTAACGGGGCTTTGGGAGGCTCGGTTATCCTATGGTGGAAGAACTCTCTGGATCCCATTCAAAGTTTTAGAGGAGTGGGGTTTGTGGGGATGAAGGCTTTGTGTAAAG TTTTCAGAAGAGAGGTGTGGAAGAGTTTACTAAGGCTGAAGAGATTATCGGTAGGAGAGGAGTGGTGCATTGGTGGTGACTTCAATACGGTTTTGTTTAAAGAGAAGAGGATTGGGAAGAGTGTGGGTTGTAATGGTAGGGACATCAGTGGTTTCTATAATTTTGGGGAGGAAATGGAGCTCATTGATCTCCCTTGT TTGGATAATCAGATGGTGGGAAAAAAGATCTACTCAGACCACTTCCCCGTTTGGTTGAAATCTGCTGGTGGTGACTAG